The nucleotide window tgttaattaagtCATATACATTTGATTATCCTAATCTTAATCTCTTGTATTTACTATGTAAGAAGATTAACTGAATCTGTTTAGGAAATCATTACCATATTGCTAATGTGTGTATTAGCAAGTTGATAGTGATGTTTATGGGAATATTCATACTTTTATTGGCAGTAAGTGTTTAATTtagtaatattcaaatttcactttttaaattttcaagcaagatatttttaaagtggACTGAAAAGTtcggaaaatatttaatatctaatagaaattttattgagaTAGATATAACGCCATCTATGTATCAATCTACGAACTTCTCCGCCCATCTAGTTAATCCTGAAATAGCCTGAACATTGGAAAACGCACTTTCTTTTTCCCTTGGAGGCTCTGAGCAACCACGAAAATCACTATTTCCAAAACATCGGTTTCTAGTAATATCGAAGCTCTCCTAGGTACTTTTAAGAAGGTTGCCTCGAGCTCTAACCCTCTTCCACTCAGATCCAGTTATAGCCTGTAAAGAGGCGAAACACCAATAGTTCTACGCCCATTGGACAACGAAATTGCTCTAAAAGCCTTGAAACTGCCCCTGCGGCAGGACCCTGTGGTAACTACGTGAAATTGGGGATACAGATTGACTCCATTCAACAGCGGATCCAGCCACCGCAGTTTCACCCTCTTCTGTTGGTTGGGAATGTTATCTGAATTGGTCAaaaggttcaagccaaagcgtCTGATCTGCTTTCCAAAAGACAACGAAGGGCTACGGAAACCAGTTACGTAGGGGCAGAAGTTAGTAATTCATGCAGGGGGGCTGGAAAatggaaacattgaaaatatcctTTGCAAGGGTCACAGTCAAAgtatttatttcacttttagGTTGAGTATTTGACAAACGGGGTGTATAAGCGTCAtctattattgattttttcttaattggatacgaaaaatgttttttttttattgatgattcACACATATGGTCGAATCCATTTAAaaatccatatatatatatatcagaaacTGTACATATGGCAACGTCGaggatatataaattttgtaataacgaataagatttatcaaaattttgtatctGGATATCATAGGCTgccaaaaatatcgaaaataaagGCCAATCTTACTACGTCGAATGCTTTTTTGAAAACCACATAGTTCcttacaacttttttttatttggagtATAGGAAACATGCAGAAAGTTGTTATTTAAGACTTGAGATTAAATGGTAAAGTCAATAATACTaatatcaatacaaaataatgaatcagATGATATTTACCTACGATTTATGTTGGCTATTAAGTCTATGAAATGTGAAACAAAAATTACGtcagtgaattttttttattgctttgtaaatatttagtgaatgaaaactaaaaattttgtttattttaagcAAATGAatgtagataataaataaatgcatTCAATAAGGTGatgattattcaatatttttattattatcaaagtaATAAGActactatttgaatttttatttactgtTGACATCATTAATCAAAATAACATTCATTGAATTTTGTTTATGAgttttttccacaaaatttataagaaaaatgcGTCGACAGTCGCGCGGTGAGGTCTTCGCGCTGCTATCAAACGATCTCGGGTTCAAATCCGACTGGGTAATGCAATTTTCCATTTCTGTCAttctaaaattgtatttttaattaaatcaattggatattacaaattttttagatttgtATAAGCCTGTAGATTAGTAGTAGATCGATTCTTATTagcgaaataaatacaaaagtgatttttcgtgaaaaacttGTTGTAACTTGTAATTTTTAGCGTACATCTTGACACTTACAcgctaaactattcactaatttatttaaaagccACCATTTAGTTCTCTTTTATCTTCACTGTCACTGTCCCTTACTGCTGCCAGAGCCTCgttttatatacatattctaGAATCTACGATTAGTGGAAATATCCAGTTTGCcttaaacaaatttaaatgtcttatttgaaattatatctaTAAAAACAGGTCACGAATAATCATAATATAAGTACAAATCGCCGTCGCGTCCAACAAACTTTGGCTTCGAGAAACAGTACtggcttcacggtctatatcaaTAGACGATTTCGTTTTCTTTGACATTTACCTGAATTTTCtcgtaaaaattaaaaattgttcaacaatttccaaaaaaaaactagtttttataCAAGATTATTGATTTTAATCGCATTTCCAACCATAATTTTaactatttgtttatttttagacATTCAAGTTGGCTGCTACTGATAAATGCGAAAGAATAGATTGGCTACAACCTTTCAGCAATGCCAGTGAGTTTTTCTGCTACTCCAACGGATGGTTTCCAGATAAAACCGATTATGATTGCCGTAGatattttgtttgtataaaaaattcggaaaattttATACGGATTTACCTGTCATGTCCGGTTGGGACATATTTCAATCCTCATGTTATAAGCTGTACGAAAGATTATGTATGCCCCTATCATCTAACTACAACAACCACGGCGACAACAAATAGGACAACAACAGAAGAAATGCATCAATcaagattttcaaatttgtgtttATACAGAACGAATTTGAATCATTTCAAATGCAAAACAAGCGGACGTTTTCCGAATTACAACGATCTTACTTGCGGttcttattttcattgtatCAATGTCATTTTCCCAATTTTGATTCTAAAAACTAAATTGAATTGTGGGCCTGCTACGTACTTCAATCCTGATACGAAACTATGTGAAATTGATTATGTATGTCCTTGCAATAATAATTTAACTACAAATAATGGTGATTCGTTATACTCAGATACCACTATGTCACTATCTCCAGCGATAATTGAATCTACAACTATGTATCAACCGTCTGTAGTGTCTACTACTAATACGGAAACTGTTGCAAAACGTACTTCCTACTATATAACTGAATCTACTTCTATCGATGAATGTTCTTTCAATTCTGATCCAAATTACTTCACCTGTACTGTTAAAGGTAGATTCAGAAATGCAAACGACAAGACTTGTCAAACTTATTTCTTGTGTAACATCCTGAGTAGTGGTCGTGTCATACAAACCAAATATTCTTGTCCAACTAATTCTTATTTCAATCCCGAAAAGCAACTTTGCGATGCAGATTATGATTGTCCTTGTTCTTCATCAGAAACCACTACAACTGAAGCGATCACGACACAAGATATGACTGAAATCACCACAGAAAGTCTTAAAACCGACATAATAGAAGGAACTACAGCAGAAATTATTACTGAAGATGATATTAAAACTACAATAGGAAATACGACGGAATCTACCAGCACTTTGAAGGTTTCTACTGAAACTACGTCTATTGATGAATGTTCTTTCAATTCTGATCCAAATTACTTCACCTGTACTGTTAAAGGTAGATTCAGAAATGCAAACGACAAGACTTGTCAAACTTATTTCTGGTGTTACATTCTGAGTAGTGGTCGTGTCATACAAACCAAATATTCTTGTCCAACTAATTCTTATTTCAATCCCGAAAAGCAACTTTGCGATGCAGATTATGATTGTCCTTGTTCTTCATCAGAAACCACTACAACTGAAGCGATCACGACACAAGAAATGACTGAAATCACCACAGAAAGAGTTAAAACCGACATAATCGAAGGAACTACAGAAGAAATTATTACTGAAGATGATGATATCAAAACTACAATAGGAAATTCAACGGAATCAACCAGCACTTTGGGGGTTTCTACTGATACTACCTCTATTGATGAATGTTCTTTCAATTCTGATCCAAATTACTTCACGTGTACTGTTAAAGGTAGATTCAGAAATGCAAACGACAAGACTTGTCAAACTTATTTCTGGTGTTACATTCTGAGTAGTGGTCGTGTCATACAAACCAAATATTCTTGTCCAACTAATTCTTATTTCAATCCCGAAAAGCAACTTTGCGATGCAGATTATGATTGTCCTTGTTCTTCATCAGAAACCACTACAACTGAAGCGATCACGACACAAGAAATGACTGAAATCACCACAGAAAGAGTTAAAACCGACATAATCGAAGGAACTACAGAAGAAATGATTACTGAAGATGATGATATCAAAACTACAATAGGAAATTCAACGGAATCAACCAGCACTTTGGGGGTTTCTACTGATACTACGTCTATTGATGAATGTTCTTTCAATTCTGATCCAAATTACTTCACCTGTACTGTTAAAGGTAGATTCAGAAATGCAAACGACAAGACTTGTCAGACTTATTTCTTGTGTAACATCCTGAGTAGTGGTCGTGTCATACAAACCAAATATTCTTGTCCAACTAATTCTTATTTCAATCCCGAAAAGCAACTTTGCGATGCAGATTATGATTGTCCTTGTTCTTCATCAGAAACTACAACAACGGAAGCGATGACGACACAAGAAATGACTGAAATCACCACAGAAAGAGTTAAAACCGACATAATCGAAGGAACTACAGAAGAAATGATTACTGAAGATGATGATATCAAAACTACAATAGGAAATTCAACGGAATCAACCAGCACTTTGGGGGTTTCTACTGATACTACCTCTATTGATGAATGTTCTTTCAATTCTGATCCAAATTACTTCACCTGTACTGTTCAAGGTAGATTCAGAAATGCAAACGACAAGACTTGTCAAACTTATTTCTGGTGTTACATTCTGAGTAGTGGTCGTGTCATACAAACCAAATATTCTTGTCCAACTAATTCTTATTTCAATCCCGAAAAGCAACTTTGCGATGCAGATTATGATTGTCCTTGTTCTTCATCAGAAACCACTACAACTGAAGCGATCACGACACAAGAAATGACTGAAATCACCACAGAAAGAGTTAAAACCGACATAATCGAAGGAACTACAGAAGAAATTATTACTGAAGATGATGATATCAAAACTACAATAGGAAATTCAACGGAATCAACCAGCACTTTGGGGGTTTCTACTGATACTACCTCTATTGATGAATGTTCTTTCAATTCTGATCCAAATTACTTCACCTGTACTGTTCAAGGTAGATTCAGAAATGCAAACGACAAGACTTGTCAGACTTATTTCTTGTGTAACATCCTGAGTAGTGGTCGTGTCATACAAACCAAATATTCTTGTCCAACTAATTCTTATTTCAATCCCGAAAAGCAACTTTGCGATGCAGATTATGATTGTCCTTGTTCTTCATCAGAAACTACAACAACGGAAGCGATTACGACACAAGAAATGACTGAAATCACCACAGAAAGAGTTAAAACCGACATAATCGAAGGAACTACAGAAGAAATGATTACTGAAGATGATGATATCAAAACTACAATAGGAAATTCAACGGAATCAACCAGCACTTTGGGGGTTTCTACTGATACTACCTCTATTGATGAATGTTCTTTCAATTCTGATCCAAATTACTTCACGTGTACTGTTAAAGGTAGATTCAGAAATGCAAACGACAAGACTTGTCAGACTTATTTCTTGTGTAACATCCTGAGTAGTGGTCGTGTCATACAAACCAAATATTCTTGTCCAACTAATTCTTATTTCAATCCCGAAAAGCAACTTTGCGATGCAGATTATGATTGTCCTTGTTCTTCATCAGAAACTACAACAACTGAAGCGATCACGACACAAGAAATGACTGAAATCACCACAGAAAGAGTTAAAACCGACATAATCGAAGGAACTACAGAAGAAATGATTACTGAAGATGATGATATCAAAACTACAATAGGAAATTCAACGGAATCAACCAGCACTTTGGGGGTTTCTACTGATACTACCTCTATTGATGAATGTTCTTTCAATTCTGATCCAAATTACTTCACCTGTACTGTTCAAGGTAGATTCAGAAATGCAAACGACAAGACTTGTCAGACTTATTTCTTGTGTAACATCCTGAGTAGTGGTCGTGTCATACAAACCAAATATTCTTGTCCAACTAATTCTTATTTCAATCCCGAAAAGCAACTTTGCGATGCAGATTATGATTGTCCTTGTTCTTCATCAGAAACTACAACAACGGAAGCGATGACGACACAAGAAATGACTGAAATCACCACAGAAAGAGTTAAAACCGACATAATCGAAGGAACTACAGAAGAAATGATTACTGAAGATGATGATATCAAAACTACAATAGGAAATTCAACGGAATCAACCAGCACTTTGGGGGTTTCTACTGATACTACCTCTATTGATGAATGTTCTTTCAATTCTGATCCAAATTACTTCACCTGTACTGTTCAAGGTAGATTCAGAAATGCAAACGACAAGACTTGTCAGACTTATTTCTTGTGTAACATCCTGAGTAGTGGTCGTGTCATACAAACCAAATATTCTTGTCCAACTAATTCTTATTTCAATCCCGAAAAGCAACTTTGCGATGCAGATTATGATTGTCCTTGTTCTTCATCAGAAACCACTACAACTGAAGCGATCACGACACAAGAAATGACTGAAATCACCACAGAAAGAGTTAAAACCGACATAATCGAAGGAACTACAGAAGAAATGATTACTGAAGATGATGATATCAAAACTACAATAGGAAATTCAACGGAATCAACCAGCACTTTGGGGGTTTCTACTGATACTACCTCTATTGATGAATGTTCTTTCAATTCTGATCCAAATTACTTCACGTGTACTGTTAAAGGTAGATTCAGAAATGCAAACGACAAGACTTGTCAAACTTATTTCTGGTGTTACATTCTGAGTAGTGGTCGTGTCATACAAACCAAATATTCTTGTCCAACTAATTCTTATTTCAATCCCGAAAAGCAACTTTGCGATGCAGATTATGATTGTCCTTGTTCTTCATCAGAAACCACTACAACTGAAGCGATCACGACACAAGAAATGACTGAAATCACCACAGAAAGAGTTAAAACCGACATAATCGAAGGAACTACAGAAGAAATTATTACTGAAGATGATGATATCAAAACTACAATAGGAAATTCAACGGAATCAACCAGCACTTTGGGGGTTTCTACTGATACTACCTCTATTGATGAATGTTCTTTCAATTCTGATCCAAATTACTTCACCTGTACTGTTCAAGGTAGATTCAGAAATGCAAACGACAAGACTTGTCAGACTTATTTCTTGTGTAACATCCTGAGTAGTGGTCGTGTCATACAAACCAAATATTCTTGTCCAACTAATTCTTATTTCAATCCCGAAAAGCAACTTTGCGATGCAGATTATGATTGTCCTTGTTCTTCATCAGAAACTACAACAACGGAAGCGATTACGACACAAGAAATGACTGAAATCACCACAGAAAGAGTTAAAACCGACATAATCGAAGGAACTACAGAAGAAATGATTACTGAAGATGATGATATCAAAACTACAATAGGAAATTCAACGGAATCAACCAGCACTTTGGGGGTTTCTACTGATACTACCTCTATTGATGAATGTTCTTTC belongs to Diorhabda carinulata isolate Delta chromosome X, icDioCari1.1, whole genome shotgun sequence and includes:
- the LOC130902072 gene encoding serine-rich adhesin for platelets-like, with amino-acid sequence MFMGIFILLLATFKLAATDKCERIDWLQPFSNASEFFCYSNGWFPDKTDYDCRRYFVCIKNSENFIRIYLSCPVGTYFNPHVISCTKDYVCPYHLTTTTTATTNRTTTEEMHQSRFSNLCLYRTNLNHFKCKTSGRFPNYNDLTCGSYFHCINVIFPILILKTKLNCGPATYFNPDTKLCEIDYVCPCNNNLTTNNGDSLYSDTTMSLSPAIIESTTMYQPSVVSTTNTETVAKRTSYYITESTSIDECSFNSDPNYFTCTVKGRFRNANDKTCQTYFLCNILSSGRVIQTKYSCPTNSYFNPEKQLCDADYDCPCSSSETTTTEAITTQDMTEITTESLKTDIIEGTTAEIITEDDIKTTIGNTTESTSTLKVSTETTSIDECSFNSDPNYFTCTVKGRFRNANDKTCQTYFWCYILSSGRVIQTKYSCPTNSYFNPEKQLCDADYDCPCSSSETTTTEAITTQEMTEITTERVKTDIIEGTTEEIITEDDDIKTTIGNSTESTSTLGVSTDTTSIDECSFNSDPNYFTCTVKGRFRNANDKTCQTYFWCYILSSGRVIQTKYSCPTNSYFNPEKQLCDADYDCPCSSSETTTTEAITTQEMTEITTERVKTDIIEGTTEEMITEDDDIKTTIGNSTESTSTLGVSTDTTSIDECSFNSDPNYFTCTVKGRFRNANDKTCQTYFLCNILSSGRVIQTKYSCPTNSYFNPEKQLCDADYDCPCSSSETTTTEAMTTQEMTEITTERVKTDIIEGTTEEMITEDDDIKTTIGNSTESTSTLGVSTDTTSIDECSFNSDPNYFTCTVQGRFRNANDKTCQTYFWCYILSSGRVIQTKYSCPTNSYFNPEKQLCDADYDCPCSSSETTTTEAITTQEMTEITTERVKTDIIEGTTEEIITEDDDIKTTIGNSTESTSTLGVSTDTTSIDECSFNSDPNYFTCTVQGRFRNANDKTCQTYFLCNILSSGRVIQTKYSCPTNSYFNPEKQLCDADYDCPCSSSETTTTEAITTQEMTEITTERVKTDIIEGTTEEMITEDDDIKTTIGNSTESTSTLGVSTDTTSIDECSFNSDPNYFTCTVKGRFRNANDKTCQTYFLCNILSSGRVIQTKYSCPTNSYFNPEKQLCDADYDCPCSSSETTTTEAITTQEMTEITTERVKTDIIEGTTEEMITEDDDIKTTIGNSTESTSTLGVSTDTTSIDECSFNSDPNYFTCTVQGRFRNANDKTCQTYFLCNILSSGRVIQTKYSCPTNSYFNPEKQLCDADYDCPCSSSETTTTEAMTTQEMTEITTERVKTDIIEGTTEEMITEDDDIKTTIGNSTESTSTLGVSTDTTSIDECSFNSDPNYFTCTVQGRFRNANDKTCQTYFLCNILSSGRVIQTKYSCPTNSYFNPEKQLCDADYDCPCSSSETTTTEAITTQEMTEITTERVKTDIIEGTTEEMITEDDDIKTTIGNSTESTSTLGVSTDTTSIDECSFNSDPNYFTCTVKGRFRNANDKTCQTYFWCYILSSGRVIQTKYSCPTNSYFNPEKQLCDADYDCPCSSSETTTTEAITTQEMTEITTERVKTDIIEGTTEEIITEDDDIKTTIGNSTESTSTLGVSTDTTSIDECSFNSDPNYFTCTVQGRFRNANDKTCQTYFLCNILSSGRVIQTKYSCPTNSYFNPEKQLCDADYDCPCSSSETTTTEAITTQEMTEITTERVKTDIIEGTTEEMITEDDDIKTTIGNSTESTSTLGVSTDTTSIDECSFNSDPNYFTCTVKGRFRNANDKTCQTYFLCNILSSGRVIQTKYSCPTNSYFNPEKQLCDADYDCPCSSSETTTTEAITTQEMTEITTERVKTDIIEGTTEEMITEDDDIKTTIGNSTESTSTLGVSTDTTSIDECSFNSDPNYFTCTVKGRFRNANDKTCQTYFWCYILSSGRVIQTKYSCPTNSYFNPEKQLCDADYDCPCSSSETTTTEAITTQEMTEITTERMMISKLQ